Genomic window (Helianthus annuus cultivar XRQ/B chromosome 3, HanXRQr2.0-SUNRISE, whole genome shotgun sequence):
CTTCGATCCCGAGTGCTCTCGAATGCTCCCCGATGATTCCTTGGCTTCCCGAATGTCCTAGAACTCCAAAACAGCCTTCCAAAACTCCAACTTTCGTCACAATTCGTCCGTCTGCGTCCCCTAGCTGATGTTGCCTCCGTCCCTCAAAAGATATATGTTATATATGAATCATGGATCACATGGCCCAACTCACTCAACGTAGACTGTAGACTGATGGCTTTTCTTATTTGATTTCCAACTCCACAAATAATATATAGATAACAACCCTTTTTAGATAATATAGAAATAGCGGGCTCGGCCCACTCGAGAAAAATAATGGCAATTTTAATTCGGTCCCTGGTACCTcactctgcccaactggctgaTTATTTCCATATTACCcgtttttgctccatttgcacTAGGACCTAGccaaacacaaaataatataatataatactaaaattaaataaaaacaaataaaacttatacaaaaattatacaatttacacgggacaaaaatgtgtattttaccccacatcaTAGAACACATCACATAACATTGTTGATAGCATTTATTTCAGTTTTACATCCTAAAGACACCTTGCATAGTCAAATAGATGTAAACTCTAGTGTTAACAAAAAAAGTTTCAGCTATCACACTTCAACTTTAGTTTTTGAGTCAGTTtgtgtattttatttaaaatagtaAACAATGCAGAAAAATTATGAATATTTTATGAGATGTGCGAAATAGTATATTCGAGCTTGTGTAATTTTATTGAGGTCTGAATGTTTataaaaataatcataaaaaatcATACATAATAGAAAGGTCAAAAATGTCATTTTTGGGTGGTAGTTTAccattaaatttataaaaaaaatccatGTTCCTCCAATTGATGCAAGGCCAATTGAAGTGTCTCACCAGCTCTTAGGAGTACGTACTGTAAAAATTTTATGTCCTAACTCCCAAAATTGATCAAGTTATAGTCCTTGTCATGGACCCTATTTCCTGATCAAAAAACTCAGATTGACACCCATCATTTAAAATTTACAAAAACATAGTTAAGTTTCATGAAAAATTATGAAAATTTTTGTGGATCATATACACATCCAGTAGATGATCCTAGACTCAAGAATGACCCTATTTGGCACCAGTATGTTTAGGTTATGACTAAACCAAATTCGGGAAATTTTGCAGAATATTCCTATGAGTTCATACAATCTCTAACCTTCAAGTTCAACAAAGTTTCCCTTTTTGGAAACCCTAAGCTTTCACCTAGCATACTAGTGATCTAACCGCATGTAATAGTTTCATACACCCTATCTAATATATAAAAATCAATTGTAATCATTCATAGTGTCTAACATGCAATCCTACAAGTTTTGACACCAAAAAGTTTCCCTTTTTAGTAAGTTGTGAACTATCATGCACCTTAGGGTTTTCATCATAAAATTGCTTCCTAACATCATTATATACATCTACTAGCATGAATAAATCATCAAACTCATCCAAATCATCCTACACATTCATATATAAAAATCCAAATCATCAAAGTTTTATCTTTGGGAAAGTTAACACAAATTATCAAAATCTAAAAGTGATTGCTCAAATACATGCATACAGAACCCTAATGAATCAATCACCAACAAACATCAAACAACTCATATTTAGTTCAATGGACTCTTTTTGAAAAACTAGGGTTTTGTGATGAACTTCAAATTGAAGCTTAAAAACATGAAATTGAGATAATGGATCACAGATTGAACTAGGGTTTGAGAGTAGGAAAATGAAGAATGTCAAACTGGGGGAGTTGGGGTTTGTGGGGTTCTTTTTGGACACAAGGGGGAGTGGGTTGGGTTGGGCTTTTTTTTTTAAAGTCTATTAGGGAAGCCCGTTAGCTCATATTTGGGTTTAAACAATTCCTTGGGCTCCTAAACGGATTTATAAGCCCTTAATTATATAagatatttatttaataaaattccccattaaattttttttattaaaaacctcTATAATTTTATAAAACGTAAACCGTACAATTATACGTAGTGATAGGCGATTTCCATAAAAACTCACATGATGCACATACTTCGCAATTAATACATAATATTCAacatttaagttaatattatTATTCCGGGATTGTATTTTTGCCTAATCACCAACGTTCAGAAATGAAATCGTGTCAGTTCGGTAATTCTCCGAATTACTGTTACGCGAGTGTTCACATAATAATTGATGACACGTTTAATTTTTTTCCTAATCATGTGTAGTGGGTAAGTGAATGTtctagacaatgtttttgagatAATGAAGTTCTGTTCACAGAGTTAACCTGAAAATTATcggttgtcacatcatcctcaAGTTGAAAATAATTTCGTCTTGAAAATTTGACTGATGTCGGTAACGTTTGGATGAAAGTTTTACCGTGGCCGTCACATTAACGAAGTTACAATGTCTCAAATGACTATAGCGTATAGAAAAATTacccaaatatatatataaaagaagtACTTAAATGCATAGATGACAATAATAGTGTATGACAATTTTTGATGATTCTTAACAAAAGATTACAATCTAGTCTAAATGATATAAAAGATTACAACAAAAAGTGTATGCGTTTGGGTAGATGATTTAATTGTCTTAATATTAATAAAAAGACATCTATCATAAACACatattcaaaaaataaaaataaaataaattattccGGGTATATAAGGTAAACGGGTGGTAATCAGGTCGGGTAAATGAGTAGATCACCAAATCCTATATCCGTCCCAAACCTGCAAAAAgaataaataaagaaataaaaaaataaaaaataatctcATACCCAATTACCCTAGCCAAATCCGTCCTAAATGTTTTGGGTTTAGATTTACCCATCAGATTCGGGTTTTCATCCCCATATGAACAGCTTCTCCATCTTTTGGTTTCTTATATTATCCACCATTGAATTTTCTTCCCTAAAGCTTCTAGTAACCGATCATCCCAGAGGCGATCGCTTGAATATAGACACAATAGGTGTAATAATTTTTTTTAGGTAGATCTTAATAGTTCTATTAACTACTTAATCATTTATTTCTTTTAATTACTTAATCATTTATTTCTTTTAATTACTTAATCATTTATTCAAGCCATAGTTAGTTACAACAATTATTACACAGAACACCTATTATTTAAACCTAACATAGTTCTCTAGTGCAACCAAACACGAGTGCTATTTACCACAATTGTACTTGAAGAGTGagaaaaacatttgaaaaacttTATTCTATCATTTTATGCTATAAACAGAGAAAAAAAGATTGTAAAGCGATAAAAAGTAGTGTCAAAAAGTCAGAAACATAAAGAGGCGTGTCCTGCATCCTGTATCTACCCTCTTTTCTTTTAGGGTTtcttattttctttatttaatttcaCACACACTTACGAACCCAAAATCCAATTATTCACACTCGATTGCTCTTCACCTTTACATTTTTCATCGATCTTGAAAATACCCACCACTGTTCTTCACCCAAATCGTAAGTTCTTCACTCTTTTGTTGCTCTTTTGTTGTAAAGTTTGAATCTTTACGTGTTTTTTTGAGTTCTTTTTGGTCTCCTGAGGTTCAATTATGTTGTTTCTGTATTGATTCAGTTATTTGTATCTATACGTTAGTTGGGTGTGTGGTAGATCTGTAATTAATGTGGGTTGTTGTGGGTTAATTTGGGGAAATTGAATTTAGGGTTTGTAAGATTTTTTGTTGATATGGGGTCAGTGGGTGAAGAGGGTATAGTGAATTTGATGTCTGCAAGAAAGTTGTTGAAGGGTAATTTGGAGAAAAGTAAAGGGTTAGGGTTACAGTTGCAAAAAGCTGGACCTAGGTTAGAAGAGATTAATCAACGGTTACCGGGTTTGGAAGCTGCGGTGCGTCCGATTCGCGCGCAAAGGGACGCGCTTGATGCGGTTGGTGGGCATATTAACAAGGCTGTTGTTCCGGCAGCTGCGGTTTTGAAGGTGTTCGATGCGATTCATGGGTTGGAAAAGTCGTTGTCGGATCCGCAGTCGGATCTTTCGGGGTACCTTAAGGTGTTGGATAACTTGCAGGAGGCGTTGCAGTTTTTGTCGGATAATTGTGGGATGGCGATCGAGTGGTTGGATGATATCGTCGAGTATTTACAGGATAATAACGTGGCTGATAAACGGTATACGATTAGTTTGAAAAAAGCGCTAGATTATTTAAAAGAGTTGCAGAATGAAGAAAAGGGTCGGCTTGACGGTGGGCTTTTAGAGGCTGCGTTAGATAGATTAGAAGGCGAGTTTCGTCGTCTTTTGACTGAAAACAGTATCCCCTTACCTATGTCTTCGTCCCCTTTGAAAGACGAACAAGCGTGTATTTCCCCGTCTCCGTTGCCGGTTCCTGTAATTAAAAAGTTGCAAGAAATTATCGGGGGATTGATTGCTAACAACAGACTAGAAAAATGCAAATCTATCTACGTTGATGTTCGTAGCTCGATTGTTAGAGCAAGTTTACGGGCGCTTAACTTGGATTATTTGGAGATTTCAGTTTCGGAGTTCAATAACGTGCAGAACATTGAGGGTTACATAGCGAATTGGAGTAAGCATTTAGAGTTTGCGGTTAAGCATTTATTCGAGGCTGAATATAAGCTTTGCAACGATGTTTTCGAGAAGTTGGGATTGGATGTATGGCGGGGTTGTTTCGCAAATATAGCGGCACAAGCGGGCATGCTTGCGTTCCTCCAGTTTGGGAAAACGGTCACCGAGAGTAAGAAGGATCCAATAAAGTTATTGAAATTATTAGACATTTTCGCATCTTTAAACAGGTTAAGATTGGATTTTAACCGTCTTTTCGGTGGGGCCGCGTGTGCTGAAATTCAAAACCTCACAAGGGATCTTATCAAAAGGGTGATCGAAGGTGCTTCCGAAATTTTCTGGGAGCTTTTGCTTCAAGTGGAGTTACAACGACAAGCACCGGCACCGCCAGATGGCGGTGTACCGAGACTTGTTAGTTTTATTACCGATTACACTAATCGGCTTCTGGGAAGCAACTACAAGCCGATCTTGAACCAAGTATTAGCGATCGAAAGAAGTTGGAAACATGAAAAGTTTCAAGAAAGTCTTCTTCATGACGAGCTTCTTAATTTAATCCGAGCCATTGAATTGAATCTAGACGTTTGGTCAAAATCGTATGAGGATCCCATCCAAGCGAACGTTTTCTTGATGAATAATCATTGGCATCTTTACAAGCATCTAAAAGGCACAAAGATCGGAGCTTTATTAGGTGATCAATGGTTAAGAGGACACCAAGAGTACGCGGAATATTATACCACCACTTTTGTTCGAGAAAGTTGGGGAAAACTTCCGTCTCATTTAAGCCGCGAAGGCTTGATTTTGTTCTCCGGAGGGCGTGCGACTGCGCGCGATCTTGTGAAAAAGCGGCTCAAAGCGTTTAACGAAGCTTTCGATAACATTTACAAAAAGCACTCGAATTGGGTTCTATTGGATAAAGAGCTACGGGAAAAAACATGCCATCTTATAATTCAAGCAATCGTCCCTGTTTACCGAAGCTATATGCAGAACTACGGCCCACTTGTTGAACAAGATTCGAGTGCTAGCAAGTACGCAAAGTTCACTGCGCAGTCTCTCGAAAAAATGCTTAATTCCCTGTTTATACCAAAACCCATGCGACATGGCAGCTTTAAAGTCCGACAACACAGTAGTAAATTCAGCAACGGCGTTGAAGAACAGTTATCTCCGTCTCCTACACCTCCCATTGCATCGGCGTGACATCACCCTTGTCGTCTACCAAGAGCGGTTCCTTTGTACATATTGAGGAACTCAAAAGTGTAAAAGAAGAAGATTCAGATTCCTGAAGTTGGTTTATGATATGGGAGTTTTCGGTTTCTTGATGATATATTTATCAGGTTGGTGGACAGTGGACAACTGAACTCATGAATCTATAGGTATCTTTGTTCCTATGAATCCATAATTATtggttctgttttttttttataggGTTAGTAGCAAGGAAGATTTGTTGAATTTAGTTATGTTGTTGTGTACAATTGTTTTGGTACAAGTGCATCTAGGAACTCTGGCCCCATAATtttattacaatatctttaattAAATCTTGAAGTATATGTGTGCTTTCTCTATGCTGCTAGATGGTTCTCTTATTTAAAGATTTAAGCCTTCTTGAGAACAAGATTTGTGTTGACCACAAGCTCATGTCTTGATAATGTTTGAGAACAAGATTTGTGTTGACCACAAGTTCATGTCTTGATAATGTAAGAAAGCTTGTGTGCCTGGGCTCTTTTCGAACATCGGGTTTGTAGTAAGTAAGCTTAAAATGTCATAAGCTTAAAGTACATGTAGTAAGCTTGTGTGCATGGGCTCAAATTCAGCTTCAAATACGTAGTCTCCTAAAAATAGGAAGTCATAGGAAGGTTCTCAAACGGACTATGGACTCTGGTTGAACTTATTATAGCGGCATTTGAACCGTCTCGTTGAACTCTACGATCTTAGATTTTAGGTTTTCGTTTTTGGATTTTTAGCTTGTAAATTTCAGAATTTTTGTTTAGCATTTTGTCCTTTTTTTATTATCATCATCGTGTCTTTTCGCATTGTCCTTTGTTTATTAtcatcattgtgtcttttttcctCGGCATTTTGTTATATTTCTCGACGACATTATGCTATATTTTACGATCCATTGTGTCTTTATACCTTCCTAGATTTATACTTTGTAGGATAACTTTACCCATGCGTTCTAGACCTTATGTATTTTTTAACTTGTGAATGTAAATGTGTACTTTATATGTAGATCTATGTTGGTGGTTGTCTTGATAACATTTCCAAATGTCTCATATATATATTTCAActactttatttataaacaatacatttatttatctattatatatattatttattttctttttgcgCAATTCGCTTGATTTGAAGCAACCTGAACAGAATTTAAAACATCAAACTCTTTAAAttgataaaaattcaaaaatctaGATTCAAATAACACAAATAACCCGAAAACCGATTTGATAAAAAGAGGTACTAAACGTCGTAACAAACTAGTTTCGGTATCAAATTATTTCATAATCGCAACTACAACTAGAA
Coding sequences:
- the LOC110930158 gene encoding exocyst complex component EXO70A1, with the translated sequence MGSVGEEGIVNLMSARKLLKGNLEKSKGLGLQLQKAGPRLEEINQRLPGLEAAVRPIRAQRDALDAVGGHINKAVVPAAAVLKVFDAIHGLEKSLSDPQSDLSGYLKVLDNLQEALQFLSDNCGMAIEWLDDIVEYLQDNNVADKRYTISLKKALDYLKELQNEEKGRLDGGLLEAALDRLEGEFRRLLTENSIPLPMSSSPLKDEQACISPSPLPVPVIKKLQEIIGGLIANNRLEKCKSIYVDVRSSIVRASLRALNLDYLEISVSEFNNVQNIEGYIANWSKHLEFAVKHLFEAEYKLCNDVFEKLGLDVWRGCFANIAAQAGMLAFLQFGKTVTESKKDPIKLLKLLDIFASLNRLRLDFNRLFGGAACAEIQNLTRDLIKRVIEGASEIFWELLLQVELQRQAPAPPDGGVPRLVSFITDYTNRLLGSNYKPILNQVLAIERSWKHEKFQESLLHDELLNLIRAIELNLDVWSKSYEDPIQANVFLMNNHWHLYKHLKGTKIGALLGDQWLRGHQEYAEYYTTTFVRESWGKLPSHLSREGLILFSGGRATARDLVKKRLKAFNEAFDNIYKKHSNWVLLDKELREKTCHLIIQAIVPVYRSYMQNYGPLVEQDSSASKYAKFTAQSLEKMLNSLFIPKPMRHGSFKVRQHSSKFSNGVEEQLSPSPTPPIASA